The Pseudomonas sp. PDM14 genomic interval TCGCCGGTGGCGATCTTGCGCAGAATGCGGCGCATGATCTTGCCCGAGCGGGTCTTAGGCAGCCCCGGCGCCCACTGGATGACATCCGGCGAGGCGATCGGGCCGATTTCCTTGCGGACCCAGTTCTTCAGTTCCTGACGCAGCTGCTCGGACGGTTCGTCGCCGCTGTTCAGGGTCACGTAGACATAGATGCCCTGGCCCTTGATGTCGTGCGGCACGCCGACCACGGCAGCCTCGGCGACACGTGGGTGAGCGACCATGGCGCTTTCGATCTCGGCGGTACCCATGCGGTGGCCGGAGACGTTGAGCACGTCGTCCACGCGACCGGTGATCCACCAGTAGCCGTCCTCATCGCGACGGGCGCCGTCACCGGTGAAGTACATGCCCTTGAAGGTCTTGAAATAGGTGTCGACGAAGCGGTCATGGTCGCCATACAGGCTGCGCGCCTGGCCCGGCCAGGAGTCGATGATCACCAGGTTGCCTTCGGCGGCACCCTCGATCAGGTTGCCCAGGTTGTCCACCAGCGCCGGCTGCACGCCGAAGAACGGACGGGTCGCCGAGCCCGGCTTGAGGGCGGTGGCGCCCGGCAGCGGGCTGATCAGCACACCACCGGTCTCGGTCTGCCACCAGGTGTCGACGATCGGGCAGCGGCTCTGGCCGACGTTCTCGTGGTACCAGTGCCAGGCTTCCGGGTTGATCGGCTCACCCACCGAACCGAGCAGACGCAGACTGGAGCCATCGGCCCCCTCCACCGCCGCCTTGCCCTGGGCCATCATGGCGCGAATCGCGGTTGGCGCCGTGTAGAGGATGTTGACCTTGTGCTTGTCGATGATCTTGGCGACACGGGTCACGTCCGGGTAGTTCGGGATGCCTTCGAACAGCAGCGTGGTCGCGCCATTGGCCAGCGGGCCGTAGACGATGTAGCTGTGGCCGGTGACCCAGCCGACGTCGGCGGTGCACCAGTAGACCTCGCCCGG includes:
- the acs gene encoding acetate--CoA ligase — protein: MSAAPLYPVRPEVVAQTLTDEATYKAMYQQSVINPDGFWREQAQRIDWIKPFSKVKQTSFDDHHVDIKWFADGTLNVSANCLDRHLETRGDQLAIIWEGDDPSEHKEITYRELHEQVCKFANALRGQDVHRGDVVTIYMPMIPEAVVAMLACARIGAIHSVVFGGFSPEALAGRIIDCKSKVVITADEGLRGGKKTPLKANVDDALTNPETSSIQKVIVCKRTGSPIKWNQHRDIWFEDLMKVAGSVCAPKEMGAEEALFILYTSGSTGKPKGVLHTTGGYLVYAALTHERVFDYKPGEVYWCTADVGWVTGHSYIVYGPLANGATTLLFEGIPNYPDVTRVAKIIDKHKVNILYTAPTAIRAMMAQGKAAVEGADGSSLRLLGSVGEPINPEAWHWYHENVGQSRCPIVDTWWQTETGGVLISPLPGATALKPGSATRPFFGVQPALVDNLGNLIEGAAEGNLVIIDSWPGQARSLYGDHDRFVDTYFKTFKGMYFTGDGARRDEDGYWWITGRVDDVLNVSGHRMGTAEIESAMVAHPRVAEAAVVGVPHDIKGQGIYVYVTLNSGDEPSEQLRQELKNWVRKEIGPIASPDVIQWAPGLPKTRSGKIMRRILRKIATGEYDSLGDISTLADPGVVQHLVETHRTMQVA